In Musa acuminata AAA Group cultivar baxijiao chromosome BXJ2-3, Cavendish_Baxijiao_AAA, whole genome shotgun sequence, the following proteins share a genomic window:
- the LOC135586249 gene encoding ubiquitin carboxyl-terminal hydrolase 6-like isoform X2: MPTVSVKWQKQIIPAMEIGTSQPPFEFKSQLCALSGVPPERQKIMVQGGLLKVQLTGIYDVVAVLTHKGRSADYVFWVKQENGKWIQYDDHNPIPRRVERILQSYLAAVKTLQEKSQVIGTWQKHLHG, encoded by the exons ATGCCGACCG TTAGTGTCAAATGGCAAAAACAAATCATTCCAGCCATGGAAATCGGCACTAGTCAACCTCCCTTTGAATTTAAAAGTCAATTGTGTGCTTTAAGTGGTGTACCCCCTGAGAGGCAAAAAATTATGGTCCAGGGTGGCCTTCTGAAG GTGCAGTTAACTGGAATTTATGACGTGGTCGCTGTGTTGACTCACAAGGGAAGGAGTGCCGACTATGTCTTCTGGGTGAAACAAGAAAATG GAAAATGGATTCAGTACGATGATCACAATCCAATCCCGCGAAGGGTAGAAAGGATATTACAAAGCTATCTGGCGGCAGTAAAGACTCTTCAAGAGAAATCACAA GTGATTGGCACATGGCAGAAACATCTGCATGGATAA
- the LOC135586249 gene encoding ubiquitin carboxyl-terminal hydrolase 6-like isoform X1, translated as MPTVSVKWQKQIIPAMEIGTSQPPFEFKSQLCALSGVPPERQKIMVQGGLLKVQLTGIYDVVAVLTHKGRSADYVFWVKQENAPFDAGKWIQYDDHNPIPRRVERILQSYLAAVKTLQEKSQVIGTWQKHLHG; from the exons ATGCCGACCG TTAGTGTCAAATGGCAAAAACAAATCATTCCAGCCATGGAAATCGGCACTAGTCAACCTCCCTTTGAATTTAAAAGTCAATTGTGTGCTTTAAGTGGTGTACCCCCTGAGAGGCAAAAAATTATGGTCCAGGGTGGCCTTCTGAAG GTGCAGTTAACTGGAATTTATGACGTGGTCGCTGTGTTGACTCACAAGGGAAGGAGTGCCGACTATGTCTTCTGGGTGAAACAAGAAAATG CTCCTTTTGACGCAGGAAAATGGATTCAGTACGATGATCACAATCCAATCCCGCGAAGGGTAGAAAGGATATTACAAAGCTATCTGGCGGCAGTAAAGACTCTTCAAGAGAAATCACAA GTGATTGGCACATGGCAGAAACATCTGCATGGATAA
- the LOC103979675 gene encoding ras-related protein RIC1 isoform X1: MTPEYDYLFKLLLIGDSGVGKSCLLLRFADDSYIESYISTIGVDFKIRTVEQDGKTIKLQIWDTAGQERFRTITSSYYRGAHGIIVVYDVTDQESFNNVKQWLNEIDRYASENVNKLLVGNKCDLTDGRVVSYETGKGGIWLCYLKAFADEIGIPFLETSAKDSTNVEKAFMTMAADIKDRMASQPAGSASKPTTVHMRGQPVGQKSSCCA; this comes from the exons ATGACTCCAGAATA TGACTATCTTTTCAAGCTTTTGCTTATTGGAGATTCAGGGGTTGGGAAGTCATGCCTTCTATTGAGATTTGCG GATGATTCCTATATAGAAAGTTACATCAGTACAATTGGTGTTGACTTT AAAATTCGAACAGTGGAGCAGGATGGGAAGACCATAAAACTTCAAATT TGGGACACTGCTGGACAGGAACGCTTTAGGACAATCACGAGTAGCTACTACCGTGGTGCACATGGGATTATT GTAGTTTATGATGTGACTGACCAAGAAAGTTTCAACAACGTCAAGCAATGGCTCAATGAGATTGACAGGTATGCCAGCGAAAATGTGAACAAGCTTCTGGTGGGAAACAAATGTGATCTGACCGATGGTAGAGTGGTATCTTATGAAACTGGCAAG GGTGGTATTTGGCTTTGCTACTTGAAGGCATTTGCTGATGAGATTGGCATACCGTTCCTGGAGACAAGTGCCAAGGATTCTACCAATGTAGAGAAAGCATTTATGACAATGGCTGCTGATATAAAAGACAG AATGGCAAGCCAACCGGCTGGAAGTGCCAGCAAACCTACAACTGTACACATGCGGGGTCAACCAGTTGGCCAGAAGAGTAGCTGCTGCGCCTGA
- the LOC103979675 gene encoding ras-related protein RIC1 isoform X2 — translation MTPEYDYLFKLLLIGDSGVGKSCLLLRFADDSYIESYISTIGVDFKIRTVEQDGKTIKLQIWDTAGQERFRTITSSYYRGAHGIIVVYDVTDQESFNNVKQWLNEIDRYASENVNKLLVGNKCDLTDGRVVSYETGKAFADEIGIPFLETSAKDSTNVEKAFMTMAADIKDRMASQPAGSASKPTTVHMRGQPVGQKSSCCA, via the exons ATGACTCCAGAATA TGACTATCTTTTCAAGCTTTTGCTTATTGGAGATTCAGGGGTTGGGAAGTCATGCCTTCTATTGAGATTTGCG GATGATTCCTATATAGAAAGTTACATCAGTACAATTGGTGTTGACTTT AAAATTCGAACAGTGGAGCAGGATGGGAAGACCATAAAACTTCAAATT TGGGACACTGCTGGACAGGAACGCTTTAGGACAATCACGAGTAGCTACTACCGTGGTGCACATGGGATTATT GTAGTTTATGATGTGACTGACCAAGAAAGTTTCAACAACGTCAAGCAATGGCTCAATGAGATTGACAGGTATGCCAGCGAAAATGTGAACAAGCTTCTGGTGGGAAACAAATGTGATCTGACCGATGGTAGAGTGGTATCTTATGAAACTGGCAAG GCATTTGCTGATGAGATTGGCATACCGTTCCTGGAGACAAGTGCCAAGGATTCTACCAATGTAGAGAAAGCATTTATGACAATGGCTGCTGATATAAAAGACAG AATGGCAAGCCAACCGGCTGGAAGTGCCAGCAAACCTACAACTGTACACATGCGGGGTCAACCAGTTGGCCAGAAGAGTAGCTGCTGCGCCTGA